A genomic region of Serratia fonticola contains the following coding sequences:
- the bglX gene encoding beta-glucosidase BglX — protein sequence MKWLCVVSMLSGLAISPVFAQESSATSGNYAQERDAFVSHLMKQMTLEEKIGQLRLISVGPDNPKEAIRDGISKGQIGAIFNTVTRPDIRVMQDQAMQLSRLKIPLFFAYDVVHGQRTVFPISLGLAASFDLEAIALSGRVSAQEASDDGLNMTFSPMVDITRDPRWGRVSEGFGEDTWLVSKIAKVMVDAYQNGDPSKPGSVMASVKHFALYGAVEGGRDYNTVDMSPLRMYQDYLPPYKAAVDAGSGGVMVSLNSVNGVPATANPWLLKDLLRDQWGFKGITISDHGAIKELIKHGVAEDARDAVRLAITSGVDMSMSDEYYDQYLPGLVKEGLVSESEIDRACRDVLNTKYDMGLFKDPYNHLGPVGSDPLDTNAESRLHRAEARVIARKTMVLLKNDKQTLPLQKQGTIALIGPMADSQRDIMGSWSAAGVVKQSITVREGLQNAVGDKATVLYAKGANITQDKSIVDYLNEYEPAVAFDTRPPQQMIDEAVKIAKQADVVVAVVGEAQGMAHEASSRADITIPQSQRDLIAALKATGKPLVLVLMNGRPLALSWESEQADAMLETWYSGTEGGNAIADVLFGDYNPSGKLPMTFPRSVGQIPMYYNHLNTGRPFGKENPGKYTSRYFDSPNGPLYPFGYGLSYSQFALSDFQLSSPEMARNGKITASVTLKNTGKYDGATVVQLYVQDVTASVSRPIKELRNFKKVTLRAGQQQRVELPITEDDLKFYNASLKWGAEPGKFNVFVGLDSDNVQQQSFILK from the coding sequence ATGAAATGGCTTTGTGTAGTGAGTATGTTGTCCGGTCTGGCCATCAGCCCGGTTTTTGCACAGGAAAGTAGCGCAACATCGGGGAACTATGCACAAGAGCGCGATGCTTTTGTTTCCCATCTGATGAAGCAGATGACGCTGGAAGAGAAAATCGGCCAGTTGCGCCTGATCAGCGTCGGGCCAGATAACCCGAAAGAAGCCATTCGCGATGGTATCAGCAAAGGCCAGATCGGGGCGATCTTTAACACCGTGACCCGCCCGGATATCCGCGTGATGCAGGATCAGGCCATGCAGCTCAGCCGCCTGAAAATCCCCCTGTTTTTTGCTTATGACGTGGTCCACGGCCAGCGTACCGTATTCCCGATCAGCCTGGGGCTGGCGGCGAGCTTTGATCTGGAGGCTATCGCCCTGAGCGGGCGGGTTTCAGCGCAGGAAGCCAGTGATGACGGCCTGAACATGACCTTCTCACCGATGGTCGATATTACCCGCGATCCACGTTGGGGCCGTGTCTCCGAAGGGTTTGGTGAAGATACCTGGCTGGTGTCGAAGATCGCCAAAGTTATGGTGGATGCTTACCAGAATGGCGATCCGTCCAAGCCGGGTTCGGTGATGGCCAGCGTGAAGCATTTTGCCCTGTACGGTGCAGTTGAAGGTGGCCGTGACTACAACACCGTCGATATGAGCCCATTACGCATGTATCAGGATTATCTGCCGCCGTATAAAGCAGCGGTGGACGCGGGTAGTGGGGGCGTGATGGTTTCGCTTAACTCGGTCAACGGCGTACCGGCAACGGCCAACCCATGGCTGCTGAAAGATCTGCTGCGTGACCAGTGGGGCTTCAAAGGCATTACCATTAGCGATCACGGTGCGATTAAGGAGCTGATCAAGCATGGCGTCGCGGAGGATGCGCGTGACGCGGTGCGCCTGGCGATCACCTCTGGGGTCGACATGAGTATGAGCGACGAGTATTACGACCAATACCTGCCGGGGTTGGTAAAGGAGGGATTGGTTTCTGAAAGCGAGATCGACCGTGCCTGCCGTGACGTGCTGAATACCAAATATGATATGGGTCTGTTTAAAGATCCGTATAACCACCTTGGTCCGGTAGGCTCCGATCCACTGGATACCAATGCCGAAAGCCGTCTGCACCGTGCGGAAGCCCGCGTGATTGCCCGTAAAACGATGGTGCTGTTGAAAAATGACAAGCAGACGCTGCCATTACAAAAGCAGGGCACTATCGCGCTGATCGGGCCGATGGCCGACAGCCAGCGTGACATTATGGGGAGCTGGTCGGCCGCCGGCGTGGTGAAGCAGTCGATTACCGTGCGTGAAGGGTTACAAAACGCGGTAGGGGATAAGGCAACGGTTCTGTACGCCAAAGGGGCCAATATCACTCAGGACAAGAGCATTGTTGATTATCTGAACGAGTATGAACCTGCGGTCGCCTTTGATACACGCCCGCCACAACAGATGATTGATGAAGCGGTAAAGATTGCCAAACAGGCCGACGTGGTAGTGGCGGTAGTAGGGGAAGCACAGGGAATGGCCCATGAAGCCTCCAGCCGTGCGGACATTACTATTCCGCAAAGCCAGCGTGACCTGATCGCGGCGTTAAAAGCCACCGGTAAACCGCTGGTTCTGGTGCTAATGAATGGCCGTCCGTTGGCATTGAGCTGGGAAAGTGAACAGGCAGATGCGATGCTGGAAACCTGGTACAGCGGCACCGAAGGCGGTAACGCCATCGCCGACGTGCTGTTTGGTGACTACAATCCTTCCGGCAAGTTGCCAATGACCTTCCCACGGTCAGTTGGCCAAATCCCGATGTATTACAACCATCTGAATACTGGCCGACCGTTCGGCAAGGAAAACCCGGGCAAGTACACTTCGCGCTACTTTGATTCGCCAAATGGCCCGCTGTATCCGTTTGGTTATGGTCTGAGTTATAGCCAGTTTGCGCTGTCGGATTTCCAGCTGTCCAGCCCGGAAATGGCGCGTAACGGCAAAATTACCGCCAGCGTGACGCTGAAAAATACCGGCAAATATGATGGCGCTACCGTAGTACAGCTGTATGTGCAGGATGTGACCGCCTCGGTCAGCCGCCCAATCAAAGAGCTGCGTAACTTCAAGAAAGTCACGTTGCGGGCGGGTCAGCAACAGCGGGTGGAACTACCTATCACCGAAGACGATCTGAAATTTTATAACGCCAGCCTGAAATGGGGTGCCGAGCCGGGCAAATTTAACGTGTTTGTCGGCCTGGATTCAGACAATGTGCAACAGCAGAGCTTTATCCTGAAATAA
- a CDS encoding LysR substrate-binding domain-containing protein: protein MQTSLPSLDVLKTFVVVADRLNFTHAAQALHLTQGAVSRQILGLEQQLGYPLFSRRARGLTLTPQGALLLAPVQLALEQLAQALAKAGEQPGTLRIKCPTCAMRWILPRIIRLQNERPEMHIELTASVSHGLDFGSEHFDAAVVFGKPQGKRLVVHHLFDEILTPVCTPNYLPDLVRPPEPADLAETTLLHPTRDRRDWLLWLKAAGQTALPSAKSQHFDTLDLAMSAALQGCGIAIGDLCLLEEDIQANRIITPFSLSVVSGAAYYLVYPERAVVPAALATLAAWLESEAQQSRARLPKLWPEIANSG from the coding sequence ATGCAAACATCGCTGCCGTCGCTCGACGTGCTGAAAACCTTTGTGGTGGTCGCTGATCGCCTCAATTTCACCCATGCGGCCCAGGCACTGCATCTAACGCAGGGCGCGGTCAGCCGCCAGATCCTGGGATTGGAACAGCAGCTGGGTTATCCGCTGTTTAGCCGCCGTGCGCGTGGGCTGACGCTAACGCCACAGGGGGCGCTGCTGTTGGCACCTGTGCAGCTCGCGTTAGAGCAATTGGCGCAAGCGCTGGCCAAGGCTGGGGAACAGCCGGGCACCCTGCGGATCAAATGCCCAACCTGTGCGATGCGTTGGATATTGCCTCGTATTATCCGCCTGCAGAATGAACGACCCGAGATGCACATCGAATTGACCGCGTCGGTGTCGCACGGGCTGGATTTTGGCAGCGAACATTTTGATGCGGCGGTGGTGTTTGGCAAACCTCAGGGCAAACGGCTGGTGGTGCACCACCTGTTTGATGAGATCCTGACGCCGGTCTGTACGCCAAACTATCTGCCTGACCTGGTTCGGCCACCAGAACCTGCCGATCTGGCGGAGACAACCCTGCTGCACCCAACGCGCGATCGTCGTGATTGGTTGCTATGGTTGAAAGCGGCGGGGCAGACGGCTTTGCCCTCCGCCAAGTCGCAGCATTTTGATACGCTCGATCTGGCGATGAGCGCCGCTTTACAGGGCTGCGGTATCGCGATTGGCGATCTTTGCCTGCTGGAGGAGGATATTCAGGCCAATCGTATTATTACGCCGTTCTCACTCAGCGTTGTCAGCGGGGCGGCTTATTATCTGGTTTACCCGGAGCGAGCGGTCGTGCCTGCGGCATTAGCCACGTTGGCGGCGTGGCTGGAGAGTGAGGCGCAACAAAGCCGTGCCAGGCTGCCCAAGCTCTGGCCAGAAATAGCGAATAGCGGCTAA
- a CDS encoding haloacid dehalogenase-like hydrolase, with amino-acid sequence MKRYLDCSASDLANISKDDLIYAIRASEGRILVSETIAVTQPLLNNVTNAELAASQGADILLLNLFDVNQPHIAGLPAEVPPQEALRELQRLTGRVIGVNLEAVDPAFATTHNEFWQITAGRAATAENARKLYELGARMVVLTGNPNNGVSNQAIAESLKHIRDEVGDKLVLVTGKMHGAGIVRESGSQLITEQDIALFIENGADIVLLPAPGTIPGMSQEKVAALIAFTQQKGALAMTAIGTSQEGADVQTMRQIALMSKMAGADLHHIGDTGYLGLALPENIFAYSVAIRGVRHTYTRIARSINR; translated from the coding sequence ATGAAAAGATATCTGGACTGTAGCGCCAGCGATCTGGCCAACATCAGCAAAGACGATCTGATCTACGCCATCCGTGCCAGCGAAGGGCGCATTCTGGTCAGCGAAACCATTGCGGTGACTCAGCCGTTGCTCAATAACGTCACCAATGCGGAACTGGCCGCCAGCCAAGGGGCCGACATCCTGTTGCTGAACCTGTTTGATGTTAATCAGCCGCACATTGCCGGGCTGCCCGCTGAGGTGCCGCCGCAGGAAGCTCTGCGTGAATTACAGCGGTTGACTGGGCGCGTCATCGGCGTGAACCTCGAAGCCGTCGATCCAGCGTTTGCTACTACGCACAATGAGTTCTGGCAGATCACCGCTGGCCGAGCCGCCACGGCAGAAAACGCGCGTAAACTTTATGAGCTCGGCGCGCGCATGGTGGTGTTGACCGGTAACCCGAATAACGGCGTCAGCAACCAGGCTATTGCCGAGTCGCTGAAGCACATTCGTGACGAAGTGGGCGATAAGTTGGTGCTGGTGACCGGCAAAATGCACGGTGCCGGGATTGTGCGTGAAAGCGGCAGTCAGTTGATCACCGAGCAAGATATTGCCCTGTTTATTGAAAACGGTGCCGATATCGTTCTGCTGCCTGCGCCGGGCACGATCCCCGGCATGTCGCAGGAGAAGGTCGCCGCGTTAATTGCCTTTACCCAGCAAAAAGGGGCGCTGGCCATGACCGCCATTGGCACATCTCAAGAAGGTGCCGATGTGCAAACGATGCGCCAGATTGCCCTGATGAGCAAAATGGCCGGAGCAGATCTGCATCATATCGGTGATACTGGCTATCTGGGTCTGGCGTTGCCAGAAAATATCTTTGCCTACAGCGTGGCAATCCGTGGTGTACGTCATACCTATACACGTATAGCCCGTTCTATTAACCGCTAA
- a CDS encoding ABC transporter substrate-binding protein, which translates to MYKPFQCMLLIFMLFCTSAFAGRQVTDQLNRTVTLPDRITRAVVLQHQTLNLLVQLDAMPQVVGVLSSWQKQLGPNYLRLAPSLANMPTPGDLTAVNIESLLALHPQVVFVANYAPAEMIAQIERAGIPVVAISLRHEPADQAGKINPVLQDEDRAYNLGLQDGIRLIGNVMGRQAQAEAMVKDIFAQRAQVANRLRDLPAESRVRVYMANPDLTTYGSGKYTGLMMQHAGAVNVAAKDIQGFKQVSIEDVLKWNPAVIFVQERYPDVVQQILNSPQWQTIDAVKHQRVYLMPEYAKAWGYPMPEALALGELWMAKMLYPQRFADIDLQQRVDAYYKRYYRASCCQSEQ; encoded by the coding sequence ATGTATAAACCTTTTCAATGCATGTTGTTGATTTTTATGCTTTTTTGCACTTCTGCCTTTGCGGGGCGCCAGGTAACAGACCAACTTAATCGCACCGTAACGTTGCCGGATCGCATCACCCGCGCTGTGGTACTGCAGCATCAAACCTTGAACCTGTTGGTGCAACTGGATGCTATGCCTCAAGTGGTGGGGGTACTTAGCAGTTGGCAGAAACAACTGGGGCCAAACTATTTACGCCTGGCACCGAGCCTGGCCAACATGCCGACGCCCGGCGACCTGACGGCAGTCAATATTGAAAGTTTGCTGGCGCTGCACCCACAGGTAGTGTTTGTGGCTAACTATGCCCCAGCAGAGATGATCGCGCAGATCGAGCGGGCCGGTATTCCGGTAGTGGCGATTTCTCTGCGTCATGAGCCAGCCGATCAGGCCGGTAAAATCAATCCCGTGCTGCAAGATGAAGACCGGGCCTATAACCTCGGCTTGCAGGACGGCATTCGCCTGATTGGCAACGTAATGGGCCGCCAGGCGCAGGCGGAAGCGATGGTGAAGGATATCTTTGCGCAGCGTGCGCAGGTGGCAAACCGCTTACGGGATCTTCCGGCAGAAAGCCGTGTGCGGGTCTACATGGCCAACCCAGACCTCACTACATACGGTTCGGGTAAATATACCGGTTTGATGATGCAGCATGCGGGGGCCGTCAACGTGGCGGCCAAAGACATCCAAGGCTTTAAGCAGGTGTCCATCGAAGACGTGCTGAAGTGGAACCCGGCAGTGATTTTTGTGCAGGAGCGTTATCCTGATGTGGTACAGCAGATCCTCAACTCACCGCAATGGCAGACGATTGATGCGGTGAAGCACCAACGGGTTTATCTGATGCCAGAATATGCCAAAGCCTGGGGTTACCCTATGCCGGAAGCGTTGGCGTTAGGGGAACTGTGGATGGCAAAAATGCTCTACCCACAGCGTTTCGCCGATATTGACCTGCAGCAGCGGGTTGATGCCTATTACAAGCGCTACTATCGTGCCAGCTGTTGCCAGAGCGAGCAATGA
- the map gene encoding type I methionyl aminopeptidase, whose translation MKDIVIKTPEEIAKMRHSGALLAKVFAMLDGVIGEGITTMEINDRTEAYIVNELKSRPASKGQYDFPYVLNTSIDDVICHGIPSASKILRSGMIVNVDITLENDGFIADSSKMYSIGQPTPIARRLVNNVYESMWQGIRAVKPGATLGDIGHAIQRHAEQAGYSVVREYCGHGIGREMHEGPAVLHFGQPGTGTVLQEGMVFTIEPMINQGDHRIKQKKDGWTVVTRDKKLSAQWEHTVAVTADGVEILTLREEERLAGYKAHY comes from the coding sequence GTGAAAGATATTGTCATTAAAACGCCGGAGGAAATTGCCAAAATGCGCCACTCCGGCGCGCTGCTAGCCAAGGTGTTTGCTATGCTCGATGGGGTGATAGGCGAAGGTATCACCACCATGGAGATCAATGATCGAACCGAAGCCTATATTGTTAATGAACTGAAATCACGCCCGGCCAGCAAAGGCCAGTATGATTTCCCGTATGTGCTGAACACCTCGATCGACGATGTGATCTGCCACGGTATTCCTTCCGCCAGCAAAATCTTGCGATCCGGGATGATCGTCAACGTGGATATTACGTTGGAAAACGATGGCTTTATTGCCGACTCCAGCAAGATGTACAGCATCGGCCAACCGACGCCGATTGCCAGGCGGCTGGTGAACAATGTGTATGAATCGATGTGGCAAGGCATCCGGGCAGTGAAACCCGGTGCGACGCTGGGCGATATCGGGCACGCCATCCAGCGCCATGCTGAGCAGGCGGGTTACAGCGTGGTACGGGAATATTGCGGACACGGCATAGGCCGTGAAATGCATGAAGGCCCGGCGGTACTGCATTTCGGCCAGCCCGGCACCGGGACAGTGTTACAGGAAGGCATGGTGTTTACCATCGAACCGATGATTAATCAGGGCGACCACCGCATCAAGCAGAAGAAAGATGGCTGGACGGTCGTCACCCGCGACAAAAAACTGTCAGCCCAGTGGGAACACACCGTGGCGGTGACCGCCGACGGCGTGGAGATCCTGACGTTGCGCGAAGAAGAACGCCTGGCGGGGTATAAAGCGCACTATTAA
- a CDS encoding ParD-like family protein, which translates to MGIVKISDVLHDDLRLASLTMTRSINAQAEHWIRIGMLAELNPELTYPQLVKKMMKDNALTLKEIVG; encoded by the coding sequence ATGGGAATCGTAAAAATTTCTGATGTATTACACGACGATCTCAGGCTCGCCAGCCTGACCATGACGCGTTCAATCAACGCTCAGGCGGAACACTGGATCAGGATCGGCATGCTGGCAGAACTCAACCCTGAACTGACCTATCCGCAACTGGTAAAGAAAATGATGAAAGATAATGCACTGACGCTAAAGGAGATTGTCGGGTGA
- a CDS encoding pyridoxal phosphate-dependent aminotransferase, which translates to MHSACSQRSKLPDVGTTIFTVIGQLSAEHQALNLSQGAPNFACDVQLVEGVAQAMRAGHNQYAPMSGVAALRHALAEKVERLYGVRYDADDEITVIASASEGLYSAISALVHPGDEVIYFEPAFDSYAPIVRLQGATPVAIKLSLQDLTIDWNEVAAAINSKTRMIIVNSPHNPTGSVFDEHDIERLTALTRHTDIVILSDEVYEHVVFDGGIHHSMACHPALAERSVIVSSFGKTYHVTGWRVGYCMAPAALMDEIRKVHQFMVFSADTPMQYAFAAALNNPQSYLGLAEFYQQKRDLLAAALQKSRFELLPSRGSFFMLARFSGFSNESDNDFAVRLIREAKVATIPLSAFYSDGTDTGIIRLSFSKDNDTLLEGARRLCQV; encoded by the coding sequence ATGCACAGCGCCTGCTCGCAACGTTCGAAACTGCCGGACGTTGGCACTACCATTTTCACCGTGATTGGCCAGTTGAGCGCCGAACATCAAGCCCTGAATCTGTCACAGGGCGCACCCAATTTTGCCTGTGATGTGCAACTGGTGGAAGGCGTTGCCCAAGCCATGCGTGCAGGTCATAACCAGTACGCCCCTATGAGCGGTGTCGCGGCGTTGCGCCATGCACTGGCGGAAAAAGTTGAACGGCTCTACGGCGTGCGCTATGACGCAGACGACGAAATCACGGTGATCGCCAGCGCCAGCGAAGGGTTGTACTCCGCCATCAGCGCGCTGGTGCATCCCGGCGATGAGGTGATCTATTTCGAACCCGCCTTCGACAGCTACGCCCCGATTGTGCGCCTGCAGGGGGCAACTCCGGTTGCCATCAAGCTTTCGCTGCAAGATTTAACCATCGACTGGAATGAGGTGGCGGCGGCAATCAACAGCAAAACGCGAATGATCATCGTCAACAGCCCGCATAACCCTACCGGCAGCGTATTCGATGAACACGATATCGAGCGCCTGACCGCCCTGACCCGCCATACCGATATCGTCATTCTTTCCGATGAAGTGTATGAGCACGTGGTCTTCGACGGCGGCATTCACCACAGCATGGCCTGCCATCCTGCTCTGGCAGAACGCAGCGTGATCGTCTCTTCCTTTGGCAAGACCTATCACGTCACCGGTTGGCGCGTCGGTTACTGCATGGCGCCAGCGGCGCTGATGGACGAAATCCGCAAGGTGCATCAGTTTATGGTGTTCTCTGCCGATACGCCGATGCAATATGCCTTTGCCGCCGCCCTGAATAATCCACAAAGCTACCTGGGATTGGCAGAGTTCTATCAGCAAAAGCGCGATCTGCTGGCAGCCGCGTTGCAAAAGTCACGCTTTGAGTTACTGCCTAGCCGTGGCAGCTTCTTTATGTTGGCCCGCTTTAGCGGTTTCAGTAATGAAAGCGACAACGATTTTGCGGTGCGCTTGATCCGCGAAGCCAAGGTGGCAACCATCCCGTTGTCGGCGTTCTACAGCGACGGCACCGATACCGGCATTATCCGGCTGAGTTTCTCGAAAGATAATGACACCCTGCTGGAAGGCGCTCGCCGTCTGTGTCAGGTGTGA
- a CDS encoding ABC transporter substrate-binding protein encodes MKKTLKTLIAAGCLLAAGSTLAAENSLRFGLEALYPPFESKSASGQLEGFDIDLGKAVCAAAEIKCSWVETSFDSLIPALHAQKFDVINSAMNITEQRRQAIAFTDPIYQVPNRLIAKADSGLKPDAKSLAGKHVGVLQGSIQENYAKAHWAPEGVDVVSYQDQNQVYLDLTAGRLDATLIMAPAGQSGFLAHPDGKGFAFVGEAVQDDKILGEGIAFGLRKDDTVRLQQLNAAIAKVKQQGTIDALSKKYFGDVRVTVK; translated from the coding sequence ATGAAAAAAACATTGAAAACGCTGATCGCGGCGGGATGTTTACTGGCAGCCGGTTCCACACTAGCGGCTGAGAATAGCCTGCGTTTTGGGCTTGAAGCCCTGTATCCGCCTTTCGAATCCAAATCCGCCAGCGGCCAGTTGGAAGGGTTTGATATCGATCTGGGTAAGGCGGTGTGTGCTGCAGCAGAGATCAAATGCAGTTGGGTAGAAACCTCTTTCGACAGTTTGATCCCGGCACTGCACGCGCAAAAATTCGACGTGATTAACTCCGCCATGAACATCACCGAACAACGCAGGCAGGCCATTGCATTTACCGATCCAATCTATCAGGTGCCCAACCGCCTGATCGCCAAAGCCGACAGCGGCCTGAAACCCGATGCCAAATCGCTGGCGGGTAAACACGTCGGCGTATTGCAGGGCTCGATTCAGGAAAACTATGCCAAAGCACACTGGGCACCGGAAGGTGTGGATGTGGTGTCTTATCAGGACCAGAACCAGGTGTACCTTGATCTCACTGCTGGCCGCCTGGATGCCACGCTGATCATGGCTCCGGCCGGGCAGAGCGGTTTTCTGGCGCATCCCGATGGTAAAGGCTTTGCGTTTGTTGGCGAGGCAGTACAGGACGATAAAATCCTGGGCGAAGGCATCGCTTTTGGCTTACGTAAAGACGACACGGTAAGACTGCAGCAACTGAACGCAGCCATCGCCAAAGTGAAGCAACAAGGCACGATTGACGCGCTTTCGAAGAAATACTTTGGTGATGTAAGAGTGACGGTGAAGTAA
- the ddlA gene encoding D-alanine--D-alanine ligase: MTKLRVGVIFGGKSAEHEVSLQSAKNILDAIDKEKFDVTLLGIDKQGQWHINDASNFLLNAENPALIALNRSNKNVALIPGKEKQQLIEAEGAGALGQLDVVFPIVHGTLGEDGSLQGLLRMANMPFVGAGVLGSAVSMDKDVTKRLLRDAGLAVAPFVTLTRTTRNKYRFAQLSESLGLPLFIKPANQGSSVGVSKVHDQAEFEQAIALAFSFDHKVLVESAIVGREIECAVLGNDNPQASVCGEIILSDEFYSYDTKYINEQGAQVVVPAALDQDVSDKIRDVALKAFKALDCLGMARVDVFLTPDNNVIINEINTLPGFTNISMYPKLWGASGVSYTQLITTLIELALERHQQERGLNSSVFERD, translated from the coding sequence GTGACTAAACTACGTGTTGGGGTGATCTTTGGGGGCAAATCGGCGGAACATGAGGTTTCGCTGCAGTCGGCAAAAAATATTCTGGATGCCATCGACAAAGAGAAGTTTGACGTCACGCTGCTGGGAATTGATAAACAGGGGCAGTGGCACATTAACGATGCCTCTAACTTCCTGTTGAATGCCGAAAATCCGGCGTTGATTGCGCTGAACCGTTCGAATAAAAACGTGGCGCTGATCCCAGGAAAAGAAAAACAACAGTTGATTGAGGCCGAAGGTGCGGGTGCGCTGGGGCAGCTCGACGTGGTGTTCCCGATTGTCCACGGCACCTTGGGTGAAGATGGTTCATTACAAGGGCTGTTGCGCATGGCGAATATGCCGTTCGTCGGCGCGGGTGTTCTGGGTTCGGCAGTCAGCATGGACAAAGACGTCACCAAACGCCTGTTACGGGATGCCGGGCTGGCCGTTGCGCCGTTCGTGACGCTGACGCGTACTACCCGTAACAAATACCGCTTTGCCCAATTGAGTGAAAGCCTGGGATTACCGCTGTTTATTAAACCGGCTAATCAGGGTTCTTCTGTTGGCGTGAGCAAAGTGCATGACCAAGCGGAGTTCGAACAGGCTATCGCCCTGGCTTTCAGTTTCGATCACAAAGTGCTGGTGGAGTCGGCTATCGTTGGCCGTGAGATTGAATGTGCGGTGCTGGGTAATGATAACCCGCAGGCCAGCGTCTGCGGCGAAATTATCCTGAGCGATGAGTTCTACTCTTACGACACCAAATACATCAACGAGCAGGGGGCGCAGGTGGTGGTGCCTGCGGCGCTCGATCAGGACGTTAGCGATAAAATCCGCGATGTGGCCTTGAAGGCCTTCAAGGCGCTGGATTGCTTGGGCATGGCGCGGGTTGATGTTTTCCTCACGCCGGATAATAACGTCATTATCAACGAGATTAATACGCTGCCCGGTTTCACCAATATCAGCATGTACCCGAAATTGTGGGGCGCCAGCGGCGTGAGTTATACCCAGCTGATTACCACGCTGATTGAATTGGCGCTGGAGCGCCATCAGCAGGAGCGTGGGCTGAACAGTTCGGTGTTTGAGCGGGATTAA